Sequence from the Rhodospirillales bacterium genome:
CGTAGCCATGGGTGCGGTCTCCGTTGAATCTTCAATCTTCGGCGACGCCGTACTTTTCGTCGATCTTGTTCTGGGCGGATGCGTTCCAGAAACAGAGCACGACGAAAGCGATCAGCGATCCTTGCGCGGCCATGTAGAAGCCGAGCGGGAAGCCGAGAATGACGATGTTGTTGAGCTGCAACGCGAACATGTGAACGACGAAGCTGAAGAAGACCCACAACGCCATGATGATGAACATCAGGCGCTGGGTTTCGCTCCAGTAGGCATCCATTTTGTCCTTCGACATTTCGCTCATGTTGGCACGTTCCCTTTCCTGAAATCCCCTCCGCGCGGCCGTCCCTTGCGAGACAAGCCGCCTTCGGTTGTGCGGCTTTCGAACCTTAATCGACGGACCGGACGATCGTTTCCGCCGCACCGGCCGAAACGGCCCGCGCAGCTGCACGCTGGAATCCGGTGGCGAATCCTGTGGGTAACCCCCGAAGCTTCCCTTGCCAATTCTTGATTCTTGTAAACGCTAGTGGAGAAGTTGATACCATGACCCCGAAGTCCCCGACAACAGCCGATTTCCGTTTATGACGATACCCTCATTAATAAATGTTCTTAATGACGGGTGGCTAAAATTAAAGGGTGTATGGCGGCCGCCGCCGATCGCGACCCGCGAATCCTTGCGCGAGTTTGTGGCGACCCGCGCTGCGTTCGTCGCGCAAAAATCGGCCATCGACTATTGCCGGGGAAAAACCGGACTTTTCAGCCGGATTTTGTTCGAAGAGAAAGAATTCCAAGACGCCCTCGCCGTCTGCCGCTGGGAATCGTTCGCCGCCACCCTGGCCGACCTGCTGCTCATGACCGAAGGTTATTTGCGATCCGAAACCCGCGCTTTCGCCGATGAAACGGTCTGTCGACGGGCCGGAGAGACGCTCGGCCGTTTTTACCCCGAAATTCTCGCCTCCTATCCCGTTCCCGCGCACCGCGCGACCCAAGGCTGGGCGGACGTGGAATCCGCGTTCACGATCCGCTTCGCGGCGGCCATGGCCGCCCCGCCCCGGCCGGCGCGCGACATCGCCGATCATTCCGCGCGCCGGATGTTCGAGACGCTTCCGATCCACGCCGACATGCGCCAACTCGACGAGGAAATCGTCCACGGCGCGGTGCGTTTCCGCCTCATCGCCGCGCATCAGGAACTGATGCGGCGGGCACGGATCGCCGAACTGATCAAATCCCTGGCCGCTCCATGAGCACCCCGTCGCCGCCAACCCTCGCGCGCGATCCCAAATTGGTTCGCCTCGACAGCTTCCTCTACCGCCATCGGGTCGCCGAGGTGATGCGCGGGCCCGTCGTCACGGTCGCGCCCGATACCTCGCTCGCCGAGGCGAGCCGCGCCATGATCCGCGAGCGCATCGGTTCGCTTGTCGTCGCCGATGCCGAGGGCCGCGCGGTCGGCATCGCGACCGAACGGGATTTTCTCCGTGCCTTGGCCGAGATGGGATCGAACGCGGCCGACGCGCCGATTTCGCGCATCATGTCGGGGCCGGTCGAAACCATCATCGAGGACGCGGCATTGTTCGTGGCGATGGGGCGCATGCCGCGCCTCGGCATCAACCATCTGGTCGTGGTCGACGGCCGCGGCCTTCCGGTCGGCGTGATCTCGGCCTCGACCCTGATGCGTCTGCGCTCCGCCGAAACCTTGATCGTCGGCGACGAAGTGGCGGCGGCCGACGGCGCGGCCGCGCTCGCCGCCGTGTGGCGGCGAATGCCCGCGCTCGTCGTCGCGTTGCGGGCGGAAAGGGTCGAGGGTCTGGGCGCGACGGCGGTGATCAGCTCGATCGTGCGCGAGATGACCGCGCGCGCCGCCGAGCTCGCGGAGCAATCCATGGCCGACGCCGGCTGGGGTGCTCCGCCGGCGCGCTGGTGCGTGCTGGTCCTGGGCTCGGGCGGGCGCGGCGAATCGGCGCTGATCCCGGACCAGGACAACGCCATCGTTCACGCCGGCAGCGAATCCGACGACGCGTGGTTCGCCGAGGCCGGCCGGCGCATTGCCGAAACCCTGGATCAGGCGGGAATCCCGTTGTGCAAGGGCGGCGTGATGGCGAAGAACGCCGCCTGGCGCCGCTCGCTCGCCGACTGGGAGCAGGAAGTCGAGCGCTGGATCCGCAAGAAGGAAGGCAAGGAGTTGCTCAACGTCGACATCTTTTTCGATTGCGCGCCGGTCCACGGCGACCGGACGCTGGCCGCGGAGCTTCGCCGCCACGCGATCGCCGCCGCCGGCCGCTCGCCGCTTTTCCTCCGCCTGCTCGCGGCCGAACTGGAAAACCGGGGCTCCGCGCTCGGGCTGTTCGGTTTCCTGCGCACCCAGCAAGGCCGTTTCGACATCAAGCTCGGCGGCTTCCTGCCGATCGTGACCGCGGCGCGCGTCATGGCGCTAAAGCACGGCGTCGACGCGCTCGGCACCGGCGAGCGCCTCGCGGAGCTCGCCCAGCGCAACGCCGTCAACGCCGACGACGCCGCGAACCTCGTCCGCGCCTACGGCTTCCTGATCCAGCAGCTGCTCGTCCAGCAGACCGCCGACATCGCCGCCGGCCTCAAGCCCTCGACCCGGGTCGATCCCCGGCACCTGCATCCGGCCCTGAAACCGGCGCTCAAAAGCGCGCTCAGACTCGCCGATCTCGCCGCCGAAATCGTGCGCGGCGCCCTGAGCCGCGGCTGAGCCCGCGCGCGGTCGATCGGGAGATCGTCAGACGACGGCGCGCGCCGCCGGCGCCGACGCCTCGACCGGCACCGTGAAGGTGAACGTCGCGCCTTCGCCCGGCCGACTCTCGACCCAAATGCGCCCCCCCAAGTGCTCGACGATGCGCTGGCAGATCGTGAGCCCGAGCCCGGAGCCGGGCGGTTTCGCGGTCAACGAATTGCCGACCTGGTGGAATTTCTCGAAAATCACCCGCTGGTGTTCGAGGGGAATGCCCGGCCCGTTGTCCCTGACGCTGACCGCGATTTCGCCGTCGCGGAACGCGACACCGACCTCGACCCGTCCCCGCCCCGGTTCGCTGAACTTGACCGCGTTCGAGAGCAGGTTGACGGCGACTTGCATGAGCTGATCGCGGTCCGAGCGCACCAACGGCACCCGTTCGGGCATCGCGACCGCGACCGAAACGTCGCGATCGCGGAACAACTGGCCGGTCGCCGCGACCGCGTCGTTGACGATCTCCCGGACATCGACGTCGCCGATCTGCCAGTCGAACTGGCCCGCCTCGATCTTGGCGAGATCGAGCACCTGGTTGATCAGCCGGGTCAGGCGCTCGCTCTCCTTAATGACGATGCCGAGATACCGCTGCCGCTCCGCCGTCTCCAGGTCGGGATTGTCGAACAGTATCTCGGAAAACGAGCGAATCGAGGTCAACGGCGTGCGCAGCTCGTGCGTCACGGTCGTCAGGAACTCGTCCTTGAGGCGATCGAGTTCTTGCAGCCGTTCGTAGGCCGCGCGCAGCTCGGCGGTCGCCGCCTCGAGTTCGCGCGATTTGACTTCCAGCTCGCGGCTGTACTCGATTACCTGGGACGCCTCGTCGAGGATCTCCATCACCTCGTCGATGCCGACGCCCTCGCCCTTGACCGCGGTCGCGATCATGACCCGCGCCGAGGCCCCGCCGATGGCGCCCGCCAGCAGCCGTTCGGTGAAGGTAACCAGGCCGGCGTCGGCGATCCGCGCCTTGCCGAGATCGAGGCCGCGGGCGCGCGCGTAGACGGCAAAGTTCTGTTCGGCGCGGTCGCGCCCGACGAAGCGCGCGGCAAGATCCTGCAAATCCCGCACCGCGACGCCGAAGCCGCGCCAGCGGGGCTCCGCGACCGGCGCGCCGGTTTGGCGAAAAACCTCGACGAAACGGGTGGCCTGGATGCGCTCGATCGCGCTTTGCCGCGTCAACAGGGAAACGCCGACGTAAAGCCCGACGTTGGCGAGCATGCTCCAGAACAGCGAATGGGACAGATGGTCGAAGCCGGCGAGCCCGAACAGCGCGTACGGCTTGAGCAGGGCGAGGCCGAACGGGCCGTCGCTCAGGAACGACATCGGCAGCCAGCCCGATTGCGCGAAGGAGGGCAGCAGCAGCGTGTAGACCCAAACCGCGAAGCCGGCGGCGAGACCGGCGAGCGCGCCGGGGCGCGTCGCCCGCTTCCAGTAGATTCCGCCGACGATCGCCGGCGCGAACTGGGCAACCGCCGCGAACGACAGCAGCCCGATGCTGACCAGCGCGTAGGTTCCGCCGATGAAGTGGAAGTACAGATAGCCCATCAGCAGCACGAGCAGAATGCTGCCGCGGCGAATGGCGATCAGCAGGCCGGTCAGGTCGCCGCGCTCGGTCAGGCGCAACCAGCCGATCCGGAGCAGGATCGGCATGACCAGGTCGTTGCTGACCATGGTCGACAGCGCGATCGTCTCGACGATCACCATGGCGGTCGCCGCCGACAGCCCGCCGATGAAGGCGAACAGGGCGAGTGCGCCCTGGCCCTCCGCCATCGGCAGGGTCAACACGAAGGTGTCGCCATCCACCGTCCCAGGCGGGAAATAGAGAAGCCCCCCGAACGCGATCGGTAGCACGAAGATATTGATGAGCAGGAGATAAAGCGGAAACAGCCAGACCGCCTTGTCGAGATGGCGCTCGTCGACGTTCTCGACGACGGTGACCTGGAACTGGCGGGGCAGAAACAGGATCGCGGCCATGGAGAGAACCGTCAGCGTCACCCAGCCGCCGTAGCCGCCGGCGCCGACGCCGGTCAGCCGCTCGGCGAGCTCGGGCCGCTCGGCGACGCGCGCGAAGATGTCGCCGAAGCCGTTGAAGATGCCGTAAGTGACGAACACGCCGACCGCCAGGAACGCGATCAGCTTGATGATCGATTCGAACGCGACCGCCGCGACCATGCCTTCGTGCTTCTCGGTGGCGTCGATGTGGCGCGTGCCGTAGAGAATCGAGAACGCGGCCATGACCAGGGCGACATAGAGGGCGGTGTCCTCGAAAACCGAGGCGCTGCCGAGCTGCGAGGGCATGACGATCCGGGGGTATTGCAGCAGGACGTTGAAACTGGTCGAGACGCCCTTGAGCTGGAGCGCGATATAGGGCGTGATCACGATCATCGCGATCACCGTGACCAGCCCGCCCAAAAGCTGGCTCTTGCCGTAGCGGGTGGCGACGAAGTCGGCGATCGACGTGATACGGTTGTTTTTGCTGATGCGCAGAATCTTGCGCAGCAGATGCCACCAGAGGATCGCGACCAGGGTCGGGCCGAGGTAAATCGGAAGAAAGTCGATCCCGCTCGCGGCGGCGCGGCCGACGCTGCCGTAGAACGTCCAGGCGGTGCAATAGACGGCGATCGACAGCGCGTAGATATAAGGGCTCGCGACCAAGCTGCGCCGCTCCAACGCGCGTTTGTCGCCCCAGTAGGCGACGGCGAACAGGACGCAGAGGTAGCCGAACCCCGCCGCGACGATCATCCACGGCTGAAGCATGGCGGTCATTTCATCCCTCGCGCGGCGGCGATTCTGTTTGTTGCCCGCCTATCGGCGGGACCGCCTCGCCGCCGGCGCCCTCGTCCTTGACCGTCCCGCTCAGGACCGCGAGCAGCGCGATCAGGACCGCCCAGACGGCGAACAGGTAGGCGTACAGAAGCGGCAGGCCGAACACGAAGGAGTCGAGCGCAAAGATGGCGAGGAACGGCGGGCTGACGGCGACCGCGCCGAACAGGAACAGCGCGATCGTCCGCTCGTTCCGCCATTCCGGGGATCGGATCATGCCGGCCTCCCGCTAGGTTCCGGTCGCGCCCGCCAGCCGGGCCTGGCGGGCGC
This genomic interval carries:
- a CDS encoding DUF4212 domain-containing protein → MSKDKMDAYWSETQRLMFIIMALWVFFSFVVHMFALQLNNIVILGFPLGFYMAAQGSLIAFVVLCFWNASAQNKIDEKYGVAED
- a CDS encoding CBS domain-containing protein, with translation MSTPSPPTLARDPKLVRLDSFLYRHRVAEVMRGPVVTVAPDTSLAEASRAMIRERIGSLVVADAEGRAVGIATERDFLRALAEMGSNAADAPISRIMSGPVETIIEDAALFVAMGRMPRLGINHLVVVDGRGLPVGVISASTLMRLRSAETLIVGDEVAAADGAAALAAVWRRMPALVVALRAERVEGLGATAVISSIVREMTARAAELAEQSMADAGWGAPPARWCVLVLGSGGRGESALIPDQDNAIVHAGSESDDAWFAEAGRRIAETLDQAGIPLCKGGVMAKNAAWRRSLADWEQEVERWIRKKEGKELLNVDIFFDCAPVHGDRTLAAELRRHAIAAAGRSPLFLRLLAAELENRGSALGLFGFLRTQQGRFDIKLGGFLPIVTAARVMALKHGVDALGTGERLAELAQRNAVNADDAANLVRAYGFLIQQLLVQQTADIAAGLKPSTRVDPRHLHPALKPALKSALRLADLAAEIVRGALSRG
- a CDS encoding histidine kinase produces the protein MLQPWMIVAAGFGYLCVLFAVAYWGDKRALERRSLVASPYIYALSIAVYCTAWTFYGSVGRAAASGIDFLPIYLGPTLVAILWWHLLRKILRISKNNRITSIADFVATRYGKSQLLGGLVTVIAMIVITPYIALQLKGVSTSFNVLLQYPRIVMPSQLGSASVFEDTALYVALVMAAFSILYGTRHIDATEKHEGMVAAVAFESIIKLIAFLAVGVFVTYGIFNGFGDIFARVAERPELAERLTGVGAGGYGGWVTLTVLSMAAILFLPRQFQVTVVENVDERHLDKAVWLFPLYLLLINIFVLPIAFGGLLYFPPGTVDGDTFVLTLPMAEGQGALALFAFIGGLSAATAMVIVETIALSTMVSNDLVMPILLRIGWLRLTERGDLTGLLIAIRRGSILLVLLMGYLYFHFIGGTYALVSIGLLSFAAVAQFAPAIVGGIYWKRATRPGALAGLAAGFAVWVYTLLLPSFAQSGWLPMSFLSDGPFGLALLKPYALFGLAGFDHLSHSLFWSMLANVGLYVGVSLLTRQSAIERIQATRFVEVFRQTGAPVAEPRWRGFGVAVRDLQDLAARFVGRDRAEQNFAVYARARGLDLGKARIADAGLVTFTERLLAGAIGGASARVMIATAVKGEGVGIDEVMEILDEASQVIEYSRELEVKSRELEAATAELRAAYERLQELDRLKDEFLTTVTHELRTPLTSIRSFSEILFDNPDLETAERQRYLGIVIKESERLTRLINQVLDLAKIEAGQFDWQIGDVDVREIVNDAVAATGQLFRDRDVSVAVAMPERVPLVRSDRDQLMQVAVNLLSNAVKFSEPGRGRVEVGVAFRDGEIAVSVRDNGPGIPLEHQRVIFEKFHQVGNSLTAKPPGSGLGLTICQRIVEHLGGRIWVESRPGEGATFTFTVPVEASAPAARAVV